From a region of the Pseudanabaena sp. ABRG5-3 genome:
- a CDS encoding peptidoglycan-binding protein produces MAIENDPKIVGSLASWQNILNGNGYQPPLRITGELDDITKETTRKFQKDVGLPVTGSVDIATWVAGLNHVKLPNWSPETPPIRAKAPVSSAKIENDPKAVGSLAAWQNILNGNGYQPPLRITGELDEATQETTRKFQKDIGLPVTGSVDIATWVAGLKHPKLVDWLPETPAIRAKELVAKSEAEYIFEKPISDELFTDLNNCLETFVIDTRPRIRHFLAQIAHESGGLQWLKELGGREYFTRMYENREDLGNTQLGDGARFAGAGAIQLTGRYNYQAFADYIGDSDVMDGQDYVASKYPFTSAGFWWWKNRMNALVDSGASVDQVGARVNGRFLPNNYEDRRYYYYRTGEVI; encoded by the coding sequence ATGGCTATTGAAAACGATCCCAAAATAGTAGGTTCATTAGCATCGTGGCAGAACATTCTTAATGGTAATGGCTATCAACCACCATTGCGTATCACAGGCGAACTAGATGATATAACCAAAGAGACAACTAGAAAGTTCCAAAAAGATGTTGGTTTACCTGTAACTGGTTCCGTTGATATTGCAACTTGGGTAGCAGGTTTGAATCATGTAAAACTGCCTAATTGGTCGCCAGAGACTCCTCCCATAAGAGCTAAAGCTCCAGTTTCGAGCGCAAAGATTGAGAACGATCCAAAAGCAGTAGGTTCGTTGGCGGCTTGGCAGAATATTCTTAATGGTAATGGCTATCAACCGCCATTACGTATCACTGGGGAACTAGATGAAGCAACTCAAGAAACAACTAGAAAATTCCAAAAAGATATTGGGTTGCCTGTAACTGGTTCCGTTGATATTGCAACTTGGGTAGCAGGTTTGAAACATCCAAAACTAGTTGATTGGTTGCCAGAGACTCCAGCTATTAGAGCTAAAGAATTGGTCGCGAAATCAGAAGCAGAATATATATTTGAAAAACCTATTTCTGATGAGCTATTTACGGATCTCAATAATTGCCTAGAGACGTTTGTCATTGATACCCGTCCCCGTATTAGGCACTTTTTGGCACAGATCGCTCATGAGTCAGGAGGTTTGCAATGGTTAAAAGAGTTAGGCGGTCGAGAATACTTTACCAGAATGTATGAAAACCGTGAGGATTTGGGCAATACACAGTTAGGCGATGGTGCTAGGTTTGCTGGTGCAGGTGCTATTCAACTCACAGGTAGATACAACTATCAAGCGTTTGCAGATTACATTGGCGATTCTGACGTGATGGACGGACAGGACTATGTAGCATCTAAATATCCTTTTACTAGTGCAGGGTTCTGGTGGTGGAAAAATCGGATGAATGCTTTGGTGGATTCAGGTGCATCAGTTGATCAGGTTGGAGCAAGGGTCAATGGCAGATTTCTTCCAAATAACTATGAAGATAGACGTTACTACTATTACCGAACTGGTGAAGTAATTTAA
- a CDS encoding M15 family metallopeptidase, with translation MSQQLFEDDVRFLQRFLKSAGFNPGIIDGIWGSKTDRAEDEFINKSQEIATAYGTFHQRSERNIMTLHPKAQEAARKFLKRLGDEGINARIISGTRTYAEQDELYAKGRTKPGLKVCNAKGGQSNHNFSIAWDIGIFDAQGAYLPESPLYEKAAKVALVDDLEWGGNWQSFKDRPHYQLITGLPIEEVRARFERGESYI, from the coding sequence ATGAGTCAGCAACTTTTTGAGGATGATGTCAGATTTTTACAAAGATTTCTTAAATCAGCAGGTTTTAATCCAGGAATTATTGATGGTATTTGGGGTTCCAAAACAGATCGCGCTGAGGATGAGTTTATCAATAAATCTCAGGAGATTGCTACAGCCTATGGCACATTTCATCAACGCTCTGAGCGCAATATCATGACGCTGCATCCTAAAGCACAAGAGGCAGCAAGAAAATTTCTTAAGCGGTTAGGTGATGAAGGGATTAATGCTCGGATCATTTCTGGTACGCGAACCTATGCTGAGCAAGATGAACTTTATGCAAAAGGAAGAACCAAACCTGGTCTCAAGGTATGTAATGCCAAAGGAGGACAGAGCAATCATAATTTCAGTATTGCTTGGGATATAGGTATCTTTGATGCTCAAGGTGCTTATCTTCCAGAATCCCCTCTTTATGAGAAAGCTGCAAAAGTGGCTCTAGTTGACGACCTGGAATGGGGTGGCAATTGGCAGAGTTTTAAAGATAGACCACACTATCAACTGATTACAGGTTTACCAATTGAGGAAGTTCGAGCGCGATTTGAACGAGGCGAATCTTACATCTAA
- a CDS encoding ABC transporter permease — protein MDNTSAAIFYGELLMTAVIDLNIPKMAIALGMITIAVSLSVWQKLAIAKNLIIATFRSIIQLIVVGFLLDAVFEIKQPIVILFIIFLMSLMAAREAKNRVREKVPYVLPIMWISVIVGTLAILAYTTFLVIQPDTWYSPQYLIPLAGMILGNSMNGAAIAAERFTQDLVKRSWDIETHLCLGATPQQAIANYQSDAIRAAMIPTINVMMVAGVVSLPGMMTGQILGGVSPLLAVRYQLVILFAITTANLITALILTNLVSRQFFTSAQQLKLP, from the coding sequence GTGGATAATACAAGTGCTGCAATCTTCTACGGTGAATTACTTATGACTGCTGTTATTGATTTGAATATTCCGAAAATGGCGATCGCTCTTGGGATGATCACGATCGCGGTTAGTTTATCGGTCTGGCAAAAATTAGCGATCGCCAAGAATTTAATCATCGCCACCTTTCGCAGCATCATTCAATTGATCGTAGTTGGATTTTTACTGGATGCCGTATTTGAAATCAAACAGCCCATCGTCATTCTCTTCATCATTTTCCTAATGAGCCTGATGGCAGCCCGTGAAGCTAAAAATCGGGTGCGAGAAAAAGTACCTTACGTTCTGCCGATTATGTGGATATCGGTGATCGTCGGTACTCTCGCCATTCTTGCCTACACCACCTTCTTAGTGATTCAGCCCGATACTTGGTATTCACCCCAATATCTAATTCCCCTCGCAGGGATGATCTTAGGTAATTCGATGAATGGTGCAGCGATCGCTGCCGAGAGATTTACACAGGATTTAGTCAAGCGATCGTGGGATATCGAGACACATTTATGTTTAGGTGCAACACCACAACAGGCGATCGCAAATTACCAATCCGATGCAATTAGAGCTGCGATGATTCCCACAATTAACGTGATGATGGTAGCAGGGGTTGTATCTTTACCAGGGATGATGACTGGTCAAATCTTAGGCGGCGTATCACCATTACTGGCAGTGCGCTATCAATTAGTGATTTTATTTGCGATTACCACAGCCAATCTCATCACGGCATTAATATTAACTAATCTCGTTAGCCGACAATTTTTTACATCAGCCCAACAATTGAAACTTCCGTAA
- a CDS encoding peptidoglycan-binding protein — MELVAYLHSEIMCERLQQGESLDQTLDCQLLESIAKSSHHAKSVVCVGLAAGAIAMNTMPIAAFAYTPEVANIQELLARRGFNPGTIDGVMGPTTREAIIAAQTFYKLEADGTIGSQTLAALQSDTYESGSATSTAESTPTKNVSLNSSSSSEVKNLQQLLSDRGFYGGAIDGIKGPMTQEAIVLAQKTYGLIPDGVAGSLTIAALEADTNAPQVKIAETQPSSNVSDNSIKQGQTLLSNLGFYDGAIDGIQGSRTTEAIKKAQAFYGLTVDGVLGSQTLAALQS; from the coding sequence ATGGAACTTGTTGCTTATCTTCACAGTGAAATCATGTGTGAACGCCTACAGCAAGGCGAATCTCTAGATCAGACTTTAGATTGTCAATTGCTCGAATCGATCGCGAAGTCTTCGCATCATGCAAAGTCGGTTGTATGTGTTGGACTAGCAGCAGGGGCGATCGCCATGAATACGATGCCAATCGCTGCCTTTGCATACACACCTGAAGTTGCCAATATTCAAGAGCTGTTAGCCAGACGAGGATTTAACCCCGGTACAATTGATGGGGTCATGGGACCTACAACTAGAGAAGCCATCATCGCCGCCCAGACATTTTATAAATTAGAAGCTGATGGAACCATCGGCTCACAAACCCTCGCCGCATTACAATCAGACACCTACGAATCTGGTTCTGCCACATCAACTGCCGAATCAACACCAACAAAAAATGTTTCCTTGAATTCATCCAGTTCATCGGAAGTTAAAAACTTACAGCAATTGCTGAGCGATCGCGGTTTTTATGGTGGTGCGATCGATGGCATTAAAGGTCCTATGACCCAAGAAGCGATCGTTCTTGCCCAAAAAACCTATGGCTTAATCCCTGATGGTGTTGCAGGGTCTCTAACTATCGCTGCTTTAGAAGCAGATACTAATGCTCCCCAAGTCAAGATTGCAGAAACACAACCTAGTAGTAATGTTTCCGATAATTCCATTAAGCAAGGTCAAACCCTCCTAAGCAACTTAGGCTTTTATGATGGAGCGATCGATGGTATTCAAGGTTCCCGAACTACGGAAGCAATCAAAAAAGCTCAAGCCTTTTATGGCTTGACTGTAGATGGAGTCCTCGGTTCTCAAACCTTAGCAGCATTGCAATCCTAG
- the cobA gene encoding uroporphyrinogen-III C-methyltransferase gives MKGKVFIVGAGIGGVEFLTIRARDLISVAEIIISDALVDRTLLDLAPPQCNCIIAGKRGGQESIKQAEINQMLVEYCLQGKRVVRLKSGDPWIFGRSLPEISALQAANCKWEVVAGISSAIAAPMLAGIPLTEVEASSCFAVMTGHDLERLPWDAITQIPTLVILMGTNNLAGLLAKLQQGKSGDEKIAIIRWCGRPEQQVWTGTLTDIQSKLPEGSLSPSVIIIGEVVKFHEQLSRPDRKLLENCVFQDLASSQIKSTLASTSLSQRWLSEVEASVDLEKEKLALQGKRILVTRAATQASQFTDLLTSQGFEVIEMPTLAIVPPTSWEMLDQAIADLANYDWLILTSANAVDSFFGRLQKSGKDSRALHSLKVAVVGRKTAEVLANYGITPDLVPVDFIADSLIDAFLTGNHVLTGKKLLFPRVQSGGREVLVEQLQQHGAIIESIPAYESGCPEAIDPIALAAIQNQQLDAITFASSKTVKHFCQLLDRVTTRDTWQRWIASVKIASIGPQTSKTCNELLGRVDCEAIEYTLDGLAEAIGNILQET, from the coding sequence ATGAAGGGCAAGGTTTTTATTGTTGGTGCAGGAATTGGGGGCGTGGAGTTTTTGACAATTCGCGCTAGGGATTTGATTAGTGTTGCTGAAATAATTATTAGTGATGCACTGGTCGATCGCACTTTACTAGATCTTGCGCCGCCACAATGTAATTGCATCATTGCTGGCAAGCGTGGCGGACAGGAAAGCATTAAGCAAGCAGAAATTAATCAAATGTTGGTGGAATATTGCTTGCAGGGTAAACGAGTGGTGCGCCTCAAGAGTGGCGATCCTTGGATATTTGGGCGATCGCTACCTGAAATATCAGCATTGCAAGCCGCCAATTGTAAATGGGAAGTAGTGGCAGGGATTTCTAGTGCGATCGCAGCTCCCATGTTGGCAGGGATACCGCTTACGGAAGTGGAGGCAAGTTCCTGCTTTGCGGTGATGACGGGGCATGATTTAGAGAGGTTGCCTTGGGATGCGATCACCCAAATTCCGACATTAGTAATTTTGATGGGGACAAATAATCTGGCGGGACTATTGGCAAAATTGCAGCAGGGAAAATCTGGGGATGAAAAAATTGCGATCATTCGTTGGTGTGGGCGACCTGAGCAGCAGGTATGGACAGGGACTTTGACAGATATCCAGTCAAAATTGCCTGAAGGCTCGCTATCGCCATCGGTGATTATTATTGGCGAAGTCGTAAAGTTTCATGAGCAATTGTCCCGTCCTGACAGGAAATTATTAGAAAATTGTGTTTTCCAAGACTTGGCATCAAGTCAGATAAAAAGTACGTTGGCTTCGACTTCGCTCAGCCAACGTTGGCTGAGCGAAGTCGAAGCCAGTGTTGATCTAGAAAAGGAAAAATTAGCATTGCAGGGCAAACGGATTTTAGTGACAAGGGCAGCAACTCAGGCTAGCCAATTTACAGATTTACTCACCAGTCAAGGCTTTGAAGTGATCGAGATGCCAACTTTAGCGATCGTGCCGCCGACTAGTTGGGAAATGTTGGATCAAGCGATCGCCGATCTTGCAAATTATGATTGGTTGATTTTGACTTCAGCAAATGCCGTTGATAGCTTTTTCGGACGTTTGCAAAAGTCTGGCAAAGATAGCCGCGCCTTGCACTCCCTGAAAGTTGCCGTAGTGGGGCGCAAGACAGCCGAAGTGCTAGCAAATTATGGAATTACGCCCGATTTAGTGCCAGTAGATTTTATTGCCGATTCCTTGATTGATGCCTTTCTGACAGGTAATCATGTTTTAACTGGCAAAAAATTGTTATTCCCGCGAGTGCAATCAGGTGGGCGTGAGGTTTTAGTGGAGCAGTTGCAACAGCATGGGGCAATTATCGAGTCGATTCCTGCCTATGAGTCGGGCTGTCCCGAAGCGATCGATCCTATAGCCCTAGCCGCAATTCAAAATCAACAACTCGATGCGATCACTTTTGCCAGCTCCAAGACTGTAAAACATTTTTGTCAATTGCTGGATCGTGTGACGACCAGAGACACTTGGCAAAGATGGATTGCTTCGGTAAAAATTGCCTCAATTGGGCCTCAGACTTCTAAGACTTGTAATGAATTACTGGGGCGCGTTGATTGTGAAGCCATTGAATATACCCTAGATGGTTTAGCCGAAGCGATCGGCAACATCCTTCAAGAAACTTAA
- a CDS encoding helix-turn-helix domain-containing protein — protein MAVKLALDEKQEILRLYRDSDATTVNLAKQFGISTSTVSRLLQELMPAEEYRQLVSQKQAKGKRGSRVNHDLGNFQVNQLALIPDDLSIIPDEINNFEQGEETAIAMDDQQLNDNLNMTEANFEDADLDDDDLEDVDLEEDDDESEDDLVDEDNLDLSEDELDFSEEDAESSLTMFADLHGTHSASDRLEILPLDEADLPLICYIVVDRIAEIITRPLKDFKDLGAIPPEESLSKTIPIFDNHRVARRFSHHNQRVIKFPSDLIHITRPKLVQKGITRILFSGQVYTLN, from the coding sequence ATGGCTGTTAAACTTGCGCTGGATGAAAAACAAGAAATACTTCGCCTTTATCGCGACTCTGACGCGACGACGGTTAACTTGGCGAAGCAGTTTGGCATTAGTACGAGTACAGTTTCACGACTGCTACAGGAGCTAATGCCTGCTGAGGAATATCGACAATTAGTAAGTCAAAAACAGGCTAAAGGGAAAAGAGGATCGCGAGTAAATCACGATCTTGGCAATTTTCAGGTAAATCAACTTGCATTGATTCCCGATGATTTGTCAATTATTCCCGATGAGATTAACAACTTTGAGCAAGGTGAAGAAACGGCGATCGCAATGGATGACCAGCAGCTAAATGACAATCTGAATATGACAGAAGCTAACTTTGAGGACGCAGATCTAGATGATGACGATCTAGAAGATGTGGATCTAGAGGAGGATGACGATGAATCTGAAGATGATTTAGTCGATGAAGATAATCTTGACTTGAGTGAAGATGAACTAGATTTCTCCGAAGAAGATGCCGAATCTAGCCTGACGATGTTTGCGGATTTGCATGGGACGCATAGTGCCAGCGATCGCCTTGAGATCTTGCCACTAGACGAAGCTGATTTACCCTTGATTTGTTACATAGTTGTTGATCGCATTGCCGAGATCATCACGCGCCCGCTCAAGGATTTTAAAGATCTAGGTGCAATCCCTCCTGAAGAGTCACTATCTAAAACCATTCCCATTTTTGACAATCATCGGGTAGCGAGACGGTTTTCCCATCACAATCAGCGTGTGATCAAGTTTCCTAGTGACCTAATCCACATTACACGCCCCAAGCTTGTGCAGAAAGGCATTACCCGTATTCTTTTTAGCGGTCAAGTATATACATTGAATTAA
- a CDS encoding SirB1 family protein has product MLSLSPARQKFWHIAHTSDSEMTINHLLEGALAIAWEEYPKMDLGHYREILEGMVSDLQIRIANISYPLKIVQELNQYLFVEQNFCGNDDDYYNPCNSFINDVLDRRLGIPLSLSIIYMIIGDRLGFPIEGISFPGHFIIRPQHPNLEIFIDPYNKGEILFPEDCANKLEQLYGQKIPLQPEYLAPVSVRRILDRLLNNLKLIYLRRREPSKALAVIERSLMLNPNVPTQWRDRGLICYQLERFTESRIDLENYLQHIPYAEDSQIILQLIKEMNH; this is encoded by the coding sequence GTGTTAAGTCTTTCCCCCGCGAGGCAAAAGTTTTGGCACATTGCCCATACCTCTGACTCTGAAATGACCATTAACCATCTGCTCGAAGGAGCATTGGCGATCGCATGGGAAGAATATCCCAAGATGGATCTCGGACATTATCGGGAAATTTTAGAGGGTATGGTTAGTGATTTACAGATTCGTATTGCCAATATTTCCTATCCTCTTAAGATTGTGCAGGAGCTCAACCAATATTTATTTGTTGAGCAAAATTTTTGTGGCAATGATGATGACTATTACAACCCCTGTAATAGCTTTATCAATGATGTTTTAGATCGCCGTCTAGGTATTCCCCTATCGCTATCGATTATTTATATGATCATTGGCGATCGCTTAGGTTTTCCGATTGAGGGGATTAGTTTTCCTGGCCATTTTATTATTCGTCCTCAACATCCCAATCTAGAAATTTTTATCGATCCCTACAACAAAGGTGAAATTCTATTTCCTGAGGATTGTGCGAATAAATTAGAGCAATTATATGGGCAAAAAATTCCCCTGCAACCAGAATACCTAGCACCTGTCAGTGTTCGCCGCATTCTGGATCGTCTACTTAACAATTTAAAATTAATTTATCTGCGCCGCCGTGAGCCATCTAAAGCCTTAGCTGTGATCGAGCGATCGCTAATGCTGAATCCTAATGTGCCGACTCAATGGCGCGATCGGGGTTTAATCTGTTATCAATTAGAACGCTTTACAGAATCCCGTATCGATCTTGAAAATTATCTACAACATATTCCTTACGCAGAGGATAGTCAAATCATCTTGCAGTTAATTAAAGAAATGAATCACTAG
- a CDS encoding alpha/beta hydrolase, with protein MSSSNSQPQASPEDQDFILFAQHGWADTYHDINYLARSLVEDSQSSQSQSNIPIYTPDLGWINTWLTIAPLIAKVEQVAIEAIATYPDLPLRIIGHSMGGLIWLEVLNRHQEWWHKVHSLVLIASPIGGSDLGRLFDPLRLFPLIGRDLGTNRRAIAEAIAAKIPTLSIVGDIGNHTDGTVPIGSSQFNHASLVYLDNLRHPTLKNHPRVAVAVRQFWSNPTIATIPTNTASQLITKLRAIDLTEIDHQNFVDAKVIQTYPDGTKLWTWKNSLQVLHVFVSEKITNDQGSGDRCIYSAYAGWRDKTKLATILKTL; from the coding sequence ATGTCCAGCAGCAATTCACAGCCGCAAGCATCTCCTGAAGATCAAGACTTCATCTTATTTGCACAGCATGGATGGGCGGACACATATCACGATATTAATTACCTAGCCCGATCGCTTGTGGAAGATTCCCAGTCATCACAATCTCAGTCAAATATCCCCATCTATACACCTGATCTTGGTTGGATCAATACTTGGCTAACGATCGCCCCACTAATTGCCAAAGTTGAGCAAGTCGCCATCGAAGCGATCGCCACATATCCAGATCTACCATTACGCATTATTGGACATTCGATGGGCGGCTTAATCTGGCTCGAAGTTTTAAATCGTCATCAAGAATGGTGGCATAAAGTCCATAGCCTTGTCCTCATTGCCTCACCCATCGGTGGCTCAGATTTAGGCAGATTATTTGATCCATTACGCCTCTTCCCCTTAATTGGTCGGGATCTAGGAACAAATCGTCGCGCCATTGCTGAAGCGATCGCCGCCAAAATTCCGACTCTATCAATCGTGGGCGATATTGGTAATCATACCGATGGCACAGTTCCCATCGGCAGTTCACAGTTTAACCATGCTAGTTTGGTCTATCTCGATAATTTGCGCCATCCCACCCTCAAAAATCATCCTAGAGTTGCTGTCGCAGTACGCCAGTTTTGGTCAAATCCGACGATCGCCACAATCCCAACTAATACGGCTTCTCAGTTAATTACCAAACTCAGGGCAATCGACCTCACCGAAATCGATCATCAAAACTTTGTCGATGCCAAGGTCATCCAAACCTATCCAGATGGAACAAAGCTCTGGACATGGAAAAATTCATTACAGGTACTGCATGTATTTGTCAGCGAGAAAATAACAAACGATCAAGGTTCAGGCGATCGATGTATTTATAGTGCCTATGCAGGATGGAGAGACAAAACCAAATTAGCGACTATACTCAAAACTTTATAA
- a CDS encoding peroxiredoxin: MAEFSRVGDPAPDFEADAVIDQEFTKIKLSDYQHKKYVVLFFYPLDFTFVCPTEVLAFSDRYEEFAKLNTEVIGISVDSKYAHLAWIQTPLADGGLGGEIKCPLVSDLTKAIATKFNVLDPNAGIALRGLFIIDKAGIVQHATINNLAFGRSIDETIRTLKAIQHTQIHENEVCPIDWQEGMATIKI, from the coding sequence ATGGCTGAGTTCTCACGGGTAGGCGATCCTGCACCAGATTTTGAAGCAGATGCAGTAATCGATCAGGAATTTACCAAAATTAAACTCTCCGATTATCAACATAAAAAATATGTCGTTCTCTTCTTTTACCCCCTAGACTTTACCTTTGTTTGCCCCACTGAAGTCCTCGCCTTTAGCGATCGCTATGAGGAGTTCGCCAAATTAAATACCGAAGTAATTGGTATTTCCGTTGATAGCAAATATGCCCATCTCGCATGGATTCAAACACCACTTGCTGATGGTGGACTCGGTGGAGAAATCAAATGCCCGCTTGTGTCGGATCTAACTAAAGCGATCGCTACTAAATTTAATGTGCTTGATCCTAACGCAGGTATAGCATTGCGAGGATTATTCATCATTGACAAGGCAGGCATCGTACAGCACGCCACCATCAATAACCTTGCCTTTGGACGTAGCATTGATGAAACAATTCGTACCCTTAAAGCAATTCAACATACCCAAATCCATGAAAATGAGGTCTGTCCCATTGATTGGCAAGAAGGCATGGCAACTATTAAAATTTAA
- a CDS encoding cupin domain-containing protein: MSPVKEAPAAIASLANLNGESPHTTVERPWGAFTTLEEGRGYKIKRIEVKPGHRLSLQMHHHRSEHWIVVSGTAKVTCGDKETMISTNQSTYVPKCTSHRLENPGIIPLILIEVQNGEYLGEDDIIRFQDDYARHEKK; encoded by the coding sequence ATGTCACCAGTAAAAGAAGCTCCTGCCGCGATCGCCAGTTTAGCAAATCTCAATGGGGAATCGCCTCACACCACTGTAGAAAGACCGTGGGGCGCATTTACCACTTTGGAAGAGGGACGTGGTTACAAAATAAAACGGATTGAAGTAAAGCCGGGGCATCGACTTAGTTTGCAAATGCACCATCACCGTAGTGAGCATTGGATTGTGGTTTCAGGGACTGCCAAAGTAACCTGTGGTGATAAAGAAACGATGATCAGTACTAACCAATCCACCTATGTACCTAAATGTACATCCCATCGTTTAGAGAACCCTGGCATCATTCCTTTGATTTTGATTGAAGTCCAAAATGGGGAATATTTGGGCGAAGATGACATTATTCGCTTCCAAGACGACTATGCACGTCATGAAAAGAAATAA
- a CDS encoding DUF3082 domain-containing protein, translated as MSEEAKLTSPNTTPSPFKNLTGAAIAATLATGLYAFTNMVANKLATAPLQTTNTLANRLSTLVRTILLALGTGITMIFAVIALGLVLLTIKQVFTAIFSKPDLSE; from the coding sequence ATGTCTGAAGAAGCTAAACTTACCTCCCCTAACACCACCCCGTCGCCTTTTAAAAATCTCACAGGAGCCGCGATCGCTGCCACCTTAGCTACTGGGCTCTACGCATTTACCAACATGGTGGCTAATAAGCTAGCAACTGCCCCTTTACAGACCACCAATACCCTCGCAAATCGTCTTTCTACCCTTGTCCGCACGATACTATTGGCGCTTGGTACGGGTATCACGATGATTTTTGCTGTAATTGCCTTGGGACTAGTTTTACTAACGATTAAGCAGGTATTTACGGCTATTTTTAGCAAACCAGATCTCTCAGAATAA